The sequence below is a genomic window from Hippocampus zosterae strain Florida chromosome 7, ASM2543408v3, whole genome shotgun sequence.
ACTCGTTTCTCCATGTGTCAACTATGGCATTGCGCAATCTGTCTTCTATGTCACAATGCTGAATCTCATCTCATCAGCCTCTACACACGCACAtccaagcgctttgttacagctgcaggtgttgtgaaagcgctatagaaatcaacATGTATCTAATCTCACAACAGCCGCGTATTGAGGGTGTAAAATACACAGGATAATACAACTATTTGGCTTCATGAATTAtctgaccactttttttttttaatgaacttgaGTTATCGAGGTGCGGGTGTGTTCAAAGTCCGTCAAGATCCAGCTGTCACCTCAATTTAATGAACCAGTAGAGtacaaagaagacaaaaaggcAGAAGAGCAGCATGTAGCACAGCAGTTTGGCCTGACTGCCTCTGGACAGCTGTTTGACTCTGCCGATGGTGGCGCCCAGCAGGCCGCCCGTTGAGTCAAAGTCCGTGTCCTAGTTTGGGACAAAAAGACATCCTCAATCTAAACTAGTCACTACACGATGACAAGAGAGGGTGTGAGTGACTTTTACCAAGCAAAACTTACCACGAAATTTGGCCAGCTCATATTTTCTTATTATAAAAAAATCAGCTGTTTAAAAGGTGACACACTTTTTCAGCAATTGAAAAAGTTCCCAGTTGTCTGTGACATCCTTTCATCATATGCaagaatttgtttattttgctcaTCTGCCTGTCATGAAGGGAGCTGCCCTTTCTCAGAAGGGAGTGTGAACAATTTTGCCAACTAGAGTTAAATTTCCgaaatttgagttattatttgtGCTTGCCTGACATTGAAAAGTCTGAAAATGTCAGGACGCTTTATCAACACCAAATGTTTTCTTGAAATTGATTTCACAGGCCAACTATTTAGTACACTTCCTGGATGTTGACTCAATGCATACTCTGCTCTTCTTCACTTTAATTGTTCCGCTGATAACGCTAATCTGTGATTCCAGCACTGCAGCTCTGTGCAGCTTTTGGTGTTGATGTGACTAGCCTACCAATCGCTCTAAAATGCCGATAAAAAGTTGGCGCTCACAAAGTCCATTTTGGAATGAAGCAGCTCAAAATAATATTTAGTTGgtcgtttaatttcacacttgggcAGGGATTCCGCAGACATACATACTCTACGCATTGCTTTCGTGATTACAGAATGTAGATTTCAACCAGTTGACAAATCagacatgcttttattttgaatcaaCTCACCATGTCGTCCAGCATTTTATTCTGGTACTTCACTTCCGTTCCAATGTCGATAGACAGCTGAAGACAATTGTGAGAGTAATTAAGTCAGCGTGataattaaatatttcaaagaAACAGCGGGGATCTGTTGAAACGGCGAGTTTGAACCTTCTTACACTTTTCAAAGCGCTGACTTTGGCTCGCAGTCCTTCCTGTAGATGTTCATTTTCCTCTTCGTACACACTGTATCCACTTGCCACATAGTTTCCAGATGCTCCATCACCTTGATGACATTAAATTACGAGTACGTGTTTATTTGGTTGACGTTCAATCACAAACACACTGCAAAACGGACTCAATTATACAAACGCGGGACACTAGAAAGCTATTTTCACCTAATTAGCAAGGCACCTGCTTGCTAACAGAAACagaaatcggcatgtattgcaTTCTGCGCATGCTTTCGGTTAGCTCGTACGGAATGCGCCAAAGACTTCGCTTTTCTCTTACCCAAGCCGGCGCGCCTCATTGTGAAACACGGACGTTAACGCTGTCAGCTTTTGTGTGAGTAGTGTTTCAAATTCATGAAAATCACACCACACACGAATATTGTGAAGTGTTGTCAGTCTCTTTTGCTTCCTTTCTTTTCAGGTCAGCAGACGCCACGTCATCCTCATCGAACGGAAGACGAGGAGGACCAAAAAGCAAACGACTAAGAAGCAGTTTAGGGTCACCAGCCGAATCTTAAACAAAGAACAGGGGTAACCACATCTTAgtcgtagttgttttttttaattttatcttATAAGATAATCACTTTATACTTCAAtgagaaaatgaaattatttctcaTGTTGTATTTCACAAAAGCCTGGCATTTGAAAGAGGgcgtatacattttttaaaatctaataaATTCTTGGGATGAAATCGCCATTTCGCTGCTCAAAATTTCGTTTTGATGTACATTTCGTTTCATGTATTGCTAATTCGATGCTTACAAACCTCACTTCTGTTACTTTCGGCGCTGTTACTCAAATGAGGAGAGTCattacaataaaacaatgacatgaAAACATTAAATTTGCTGACATGGGCCGCTACGCATTTTGAGTAGacagaaatttatttttttgtgttacaaCAAGCAAATGGCAGCGATATGGTGGAATGGCTAATCGATTTATCATGATCACTTAGCCTCATTCCTCTCACCAATGACTcaactcaacacacaccacatcacaGGATAATTACACGTAATAATCTGTTAGGGGCATGCGATTAGTGGGCCCTTGCTGATTTTGATCAGAATCGGATGCAAAATGCTCAAATTCTCTCATTATCTCTtcatctgggggaaaaaaagaattttaaaaacccATACTATTGCTTCAAGTGATTTTGGCACATCCATGTCTTCAATACCCGGCGAAGAGGGATGAAGAACAAGGTGGACTAATAATCCAATGTCAAGAAAAAGATGGCGTTCCGAAATGGCCGCGATCGAGGTCACGCCATTGTTAATAACAATCTTAAACTCATGCATTATGCATGAGGATCTCCCCAGCCCGTAAAGGATAGGTGCCATCTGGCAAGACAGAACCGTAATTAGCTGAAAATGAGAAGCGTTCACCTCTCGCTGCATACGACTGCAGATTTAGCCGCCTAATTTCTCCAGAGGATGGAGCAACGAATGAGTCGGGAGGAGAGGTGGAAGGCAAACTAGCCGTGAGGAAAGATCAAAAAGATGTGATTGCGCTTCTTACAAGCCGTCTCGGGAGAGAGGATTTTTTGATTCCCGCTCTTAACGCTGCTTTGAAGCACCGTTAAAAATACTCAGCTGACACTTTAAGTCAGGCTGCAAAATTCTCTTGACTTGTAAATTGTCCTGAAACGAGGATTCTGATATTGAATTGGGACACCGCATGGTTCTGTGCGGcctatcattcattcataaatgggATTTATGAGATGAGAAAGGAGAATGAAAATTGTGCTATTTGGGTGAGTCACAGGGTAGCGGTATATCTGCTGCGACTGTGATCAGTATCGCAATACTGAAACTTGTGTTTGCGGACCAGCCATCTAGTAAGAGTGATAAGAATATGTGACTGAGAAACACAGgaggagaaaaggaaaaaaaactattcatcaTTCAAACAAATCATTGAAAATTGGCTTAAACGAGAGGGAAACATTTAAATCTATTTAAATGATCGCCTTTTATCTTCAGTGTTGTTGAACCCCCCTCAGAGCATCCGTGTCACTCCTCGTGAGCGAGACTATAACTCAAAGTAAAATAAGACGTCGCCTCACCAGCACCGTGTTGTTATTCCCTCCCATCATCGGCGCACGAGCGTGCTTCTGGGGGAGCGTGTGTCTCCATTCTCAGCGTGTCCTTCAGTCCTATGAAGTGCTTGCAAAATTCTCCACGTTCGCGCACTCGGTTAGAACTTTGATTCACCGTTGGATGCAAACAAGGGAGTCCCAAGGCAaagattgaatttttttttatcattgatGGGGTCGCACTTGTGCCTAGCAAGAATCCACGACATTTTGACGAAGATCGGATTACCGATGCACCTTTGTTATAATCCACAAAAGCATTGGGGCCCAATGGGGCTGTAACTGCATTGCAATTTGTCTTAAGTGGACTAAATACTACTATATTTTGTACTGCGTGTTATACTGGGACTGACGGAAAGAAAATCATTAAAACAACAGGTTACTTTTCTTTTATGAATGACGCACACGCTTGGGTTCTCAAACGAAATAATTAGTTACTATCAGGGGGTTGGGACTGGCGAATAATAGCGACTAATTGATGAGCTCAGGGAACCGCAGCACAATCATGTCATTCAttgcaaagaaaagaaatgtcatTGTTGCAATTCGAATACACTTGATCAAAACCTTGAACAAAATCACGTTAGTGCCATTCTGTTTACccatcctgacattttttttagagcGCTTGTCTTGAACCCGACCAAGCTGACTTTCGACGGGAAGTTGGGCACACCCTGGAGGAATCGAGATTGCGGCTCCATCAGTCGGGGGAGTGAGTGCTGCCCCCTGCAGGGATGGATCATAAATGCAAGGTTCGTGATGACAACGCAagacaatacatcctgatttattatattgcgctttcacaacagctgcagctgtaacaaaacagttaacataaagtaaaatgataaacacaacacatcacgtaaaacacggacagtcgtgcgatcctaaccacttttccctcatactACTTTGTTGTACGCTGCAAACGTGTGcgtcgtcctcctccttttGCCCAATTTTTCCAACAATCACCCCCTTGCTGCACGTGTGCATTTGCATAGTAAAGGTTCTGAGCAGAAAAGCAACAGATTTGCAAGAATGAGTCATAAAGCAGCCAGGAGCCAAAATATGCTTTTGATCATGGGGGTATGGGGGGGAGGTGCTATGctttatataaaaatataaaaaaaactcatctgttgtccTCATCTTGACATTATTTTAACAACTTTCAAAGCTGAGAATGTCATTTCAGGGATGTGCGGATGCACCGCCGAGACGTTTAAAAACAGCCCTGTGAGCTAACGCAATTGTCATGGGCACAAATTCTTCCAGCAAAGGAACAAAACAGAATAATCCGACCTTGACGCGAACTCAATTAAAAAGCAGGATATGAACATAAAAACAGTTTATAATATAGCACGTGGCGCCAAAGTTGTGGCCTCGTGCACGTTGTCACCGTACAGTAGGTCACTTGCctgctcgctttttttttctgcaataatTGACTCAACACCTCCCCGGTGCTCTGCATGAGAGCCTTTGATAAATTATTCATTGTTTTCTGAAAAGTGGAATGAATGTCTTTATGGTAATACGGTAATCAAAAACTAATGTCGTGTGACTCTTAAGTGTCTCTTTCATACCTGTGCCTTGTCATAACAACGCATGTAAAGATCTTGACGCAATGCCGGCTAGTCTGGTTATGTGAAAATCTCCCGCCAAGatcagaaatgtccacttcCAAGGCAGTCGCTCTTTTCAGAGTGAGAAAAAGAAACGAGATGAGTCAATCAGACAAATCTGAATGCTGTTTTTATCACTCCACCATCACCATACATGGTGCGTGGCGGATCTACGAAGGGAGAGCTGCGCTGCCGAGGCAGTGGTCACAGCTGACTTTAATCATGACTCGTTCACATGTGGCGCACTAGTCGTGCACTGatacgctgaaaaaaaaagcaacgctgtcaacaaatatttaaaaaaattcgcTGCAAGATAAATTTTAAACTTTGACCTCTTTCATCACAAGTCTGTCAACCTTTTACATTGATATTTGtgcattgttgaaaatgacGACAATGTGTTCTTTATCCACATtatatttattcctttttttttaaatgacagcttTGGTGTTTTGAAGCCTTGTAACATCTGCACACGGAGGCAACTACTTTATTTCTGCAAAAGCATCCTAATTAGTCGTCGACTGGCACTTGAATGACCTGTCGGTACCCAAAGCTGACGGCACGCAAATGAAGTCCCGTTCCCCGTCGCGATTCTGCAACAATGAGTCATCGCTTCATGTGGTGCAAACAAACCCTTCGTGTGTGCGTGATGTGCGTATCAGTGGGTCTTCAGAGGAAGACGAGGACCGAGGTTTAATGAATTTTTAAATTAGTGGAGCTGAACGAGTTATTTAGGAACTAATGTGCTCAATTGTGACTGATTTCATGATATAATAGAAATTCTCGAAATCTATTCTCTGTACGCTACTTGCTGTGTTGCAGTGCAGCTCATCTTACTGTACTAGTGCACTTACCGTTGTGGTCTTTTATTTAGTCCATCCGGGTCCTTTAACCCTCTCCCCATGTTGGGcataaacaaacatttcaacttcAGAGACACCCTGAGGAAATTGGATGCGTTGATGCAGCTGATGGCTTCTAGCGAGACAGCCAGCGGAACGGTTCAATCTGAGGTCTCCTCCGCAGATATCGCAGATCTTATCATTGCAGTTTGTCACCTAATTCATCATCCAAAGCCTTATGTTGAAATCCAAGATAAATAGGAAGACAAACCGTAAATGTAAAAAGTCATCAGAAAAATACTCAAGGAAACTGCAGATTACCTGCAACATCGATTTAGGTACTTCCAGTGAAGTATTTGTGCTTTGTTGCACATAGAAACAataatatttgtgttttgtagCCCCATGCTGTGAAGAGAACACCAAATTGGACACTAATCAGTTTGTGGGCCGCTTGTGTCATGCTCTCATGATTACTCTCACAATTAAGTGTTTGGAAATAGTGCTAGCGCTTTGCGGCCTGTCTCGCTCCAACTCAGCAACTCGGTCAGGTCACATTGCACATTTATATTTTCAGTGTTAACCCCAAAACACCCTTTTAATAGATCACATTTTTGTTTAGGACGGTGCTTTCTAAATTGGCACGTCATGTACTCTAACACGGTAGGTAAATATTTATGAAAACCACTTacttaaataaatataaaacactaCCATCAAAAACAATAAGGAAGGTGGAACTGGGCGTACCTTGCCTTCCTGTACCTTGTGAcgatgtattattttctttgCCACCAAAGCACAATGAGGTTCTTTTGTAACGTCTAATACGTGTCGAGTATTGTGTCGAGTATTAGTGACACAGTCCGACATCCTTGAAATATAACCACTCCACTATCTCAATACGTTTTAGTTaagttcataaataaataaactgagaCATATACGCCACGTGTAGAATTGACAAAAGTTGTGCTCGAAGGGGAGAGCTTTTTTTGGTTCAACGTTTCAACCACAAGAGGGTGCTGCTGTCTCATTTATGACGCAAAGGAATGGCCAAACTGCAGACGGTCCAATCCTTTGAGTGAAACCCCAAAAATCAAGAATGCTTTAGTGAAGGTTTATCCTAACAACCCCCTGAAGGAAGGTCCCACAAACTGTTTTCTTTAGCAAAGCACCGACAACACCACCAAAGTTGTAACATCAAGTGGGAATGAGTCTTTGCTTCCCTGTAATGCTTACGTCCAAGTTAATAGTTttagcacaattttttttttaaaggaggagccccccccccccacccccctttttctGCTGCAGATGTTTGAGGCGGTTCCTCAAATGGATTGTTTCAGGCGTTTTTGGACTGAATGTAGTTCACAAATGGCAAAAGGCATTTGGGTTGAGATTAAAAATACGTTATATCATTAGTTGGGGTGTACAGAAGCACCAAAAATGATGACTAGATTGCAGTCTCCGTTTTTATTAGCACTCGActacatttcaattaaaaaaaaaaggtcaagggAGCTATTTTTGTGAAAGTTGTCTTCGTCGGGGCAGTGCAGTGCAGTCGTGGATAGCATttttggcaaaaagaaaaacaccctgATGTTGTTTGGTGCTGCAAACAAATTTTGATTAACATTAAACTACATGATGATTATTAAATCTAGGTTATGACATCGTGTTAAATTACGGTGCAGTATGTGACTTAATCCCATTGCTGAACTAGACAATGTGCTAGGCGGTCAATTAAAGACCCACCCAAAAAAGTTGTCTTAAATTAAACCAAATAAACTGATCACTGTGACCAAAAGGTCTCTATAAATGAGAGTGAAAAGGCATATGaacagctgcaacaaaaaaaagaaaaagaagaaaaccatTTAGTGGTGAAGCAGAGAAGCATAAACGGAAGGCCAAAACGCAGCAGTGAGAAAAGGAGACTGAGGGATAGAGGACGAGTCAGGGAGAGgagagagcgagtgagagagaCAACGTGGCAGCGGGTCGTGTCTGGTAAGAGAGGACTCTGGGTTCACATGAGCATGAGTGCCTTATGTCTAAAATATGATGAGGAAATACTATTTGCACTCAAATTTATTTGTATCTTTACATGTATTGTAATCATCTCCGTCACACCAGATTAACAATGTCTAATATTGGGGCTTACTACCATGTCTAAAGCGGTTTCATATTGTCTCCCACTCCCCTATGGTAGAACAAACTCGCACAAGCCTCAAACAGACCTTTATCAGAAAAATCAGGCTGCCCCATTTAGGAGGAACTTCCTGTTTAGTTCAAGAAAGTCCTATTTTGCCTTTTCAAGCATCTGGGCACTTCTAACCTTGAACTTGGCAATTCATTTGGCCAAAAACATCATGTGGCATTtacttagttaaaaaaaaataatttggttgaTCTGTTGATTAGCAAGAACATACAAAAATTGCACAGCCAATCTGCAGTTGGCCGATGACCGGGCCAGGGTGTACACCGCCTCTCACCTAAAGAGAGAGGCTCCAGctggaataaaatgaaaatggatgctGAGCGCACAGCTTTTCAAATCTAAACTTGATAAAGTGGGattaaaatgtgaataagaaaatGATTTAAAGATATTTTACAGAGTTGCTCATGACCAGTTTTGTCCCAACTGCCAATTCTTCAACTTTTCACATCATTCTCGAATGAACTAGCTGCCAGCTAgcatacacaaaaaaattggtGATGTTTCAACGTGTTAGTCTCCTTTATGCTAGATCTAAAGGGACTTCCAGCTTTGGCCCGCTCTGGACATCTCAATTTGCCGCCGAGCAGACGGCAGGTAATTGAGGGCTTCACCTCTCTTTGGCAATTGCACACTTTATTGCAGCTGAAATGGGGGGAGGGGATTCTCTCAACAGGCGATCACAGGACGCACGCCTGTAATGAGGCGCTATCGCTGGAGAGCCACTGTCGGGGAATCGCAGGTGCCTTTGTGACTGCTTTTGCCCTTGTACATTGTGCACCTGCATGAGTTTATTCTCTAAAAATAAATCTACGTCTGTGCGTATCAATTTTATCAAATGTTCCCAAATTCTCACCTTATGCCTTGATAAGTCACCATTCAAAGTGCATTCTCATCATCAAGGCTGTGACCTACGGTAAATTAGCTAATTgcatccagccaatcacaaaaaGGACGAGAAGCAGGCATCAGGTTGGATTTGAGGAAAGTGAGGCAAGGGTGGGAACATGATAATGTAGAGAAATAGAGGAATAGTTTCAAAgggttattttttctttttcttctattCTCCCAGCAGTGAAagttggagagagaaaaaaaaaatcggtcctGCCTTCTTTGCTGTCCGTCAACACGTTTGGAAGTGTGTTTCCTCCCTCAGGGCGTCACCTTGTGCATCCgcccacttacacacacacccaagaTGGCACCTGGCTCATCCCTGTTTCCGCCCGCCCCtctctcctttcctttcctcccCTCTTGCAACCGTCATGGGTGCAGGACGTAGACTGTACTAAAAACAAGCCTTTGGCTGCGGAGATTCCACATGAGCTTTAGTCCTACCTTCTCCTGAGTCCTCCCTCTATTGGTGACAAGCTCATCAAACTGAGGGAAAGCATTGgcttgggagggggaggggagagTTTTAGACCTTTTAAGATGTCTTTGGAGAATGAATCATGGGGGCCTGCACTGGGGGAGATGCACCAGAAAAACacatctggcaaaaaaaaaaaaaaaaaagaaaaaaaaggagagagcgagagggtgGGAGATAGTGGCAGTTGCAGCAAAACAATGACATTGTCACCTTAATAGCAACCTAGATTGACACGTTTCATAAAGCAGATTTTAATAAAGGAAAGGGGATAACATTGCATAGCTTTGTAGATGCAAATGGAGGAGGCTGTAAAATTTAAGCAGGCGATGTCCCTCCCTAAACAATGTTGGAGCTCCACGTCGTAGGCGGGCAGAAGCGAATGAACGCCATCATGGCTCCAGTCGCTTTGGCTGCTCTTGGCCTAGccgtgaagttttttttttctttgcttttagaAAATGGTTTTGGGCCAAGAGAAAAGCTCGAGTGAGGGAGCGCGACCCAGCCACGTCATCTGCAAAGTCTTTGTGGAGCAAAAATGCTCGCGGATTTCGAGCGCAGCACTTAACCTTCTCGCTCATCGAGAGATGAATGCACCAAAGCCAAGACTCTTTTCCACTGTTAAATTGATATCAAATATTACATAGTGATCACTATTGTCGTCCTGTGCAATTCTTTTACGAATGTAGTTTAAAGTTTTCAAGTAACACTCTGTAAATTTCAGTGTTTAACCTTTAACAAAAAATTGTTCtggtatcatcatcatcatcatgtcatCATAATTGAGTATATGCAGAGAGAGAGTAGTCAGATTTGCTTGTTAGCATCgcacttttcccctttacctttATCGGTAACCTCCTGTTGCGGTTCCGCAAAAATGACATACGCATTCGCAGCGTCTTGTGACAAAGGAATGATGTTGAAGTGTATTGAGGAATTTCGTTTTTTAGACAAAAACTGCACTTTGCCATCGCGTTGTGTAATCTTGGTGCTAAGGAACTGtgttgaagtgaattgaggagTATGATTTGGACAAAAGCCGCGCTCGGGCACTCTTTGGTGGCATCTTGGTGAGCTAGCGTACTttgttgaagtgaattgaggagcttcatgaCAACAAAAGTAGTTACTTGGCCACCATTTTGGTGCCAAATACAGTAACTGTGCGTGTGTTAACACCTCGCAGCGGAGAGGAAGTCGCGACAGGAAACGCATCCGATTCTTGCAGTGTGGTCATGCTGTCCGGCACGGCTAAGAAAATATGGCAGCATGGTGTCGTTACACACAGGCACACCCTCACCTGGGTGTGAAACATCTTGACTTCTGTCAAGGTGAGAACATCGACCATGTTTGTTGCCGAGTGTGTCACCTGTACTCTAGGTTATTTTACCGAAGAATGTTTAACAAATCAATCACATCAGTCattgggggggggctcttcaATTTAAATTTTCTAAACCAAATCTCACGTCAtatataggaatgagtttttgcCGATGAACTGAATGATAATAGGTGAGCAAAAGTGCTTAAACATGAGCATCTGTTCTTTCGTGCTCACCCGTCAgggcttgtccccccccccccctcccagtgcAGCAGGCAGGTCacgacccctcccccccacatccCACTATTTTATAAAGGTCACTTAGATCGGTCGGTCGGCTGCGTTTAGCCGTTCGTGTCGCGCAATGCATCTGCAAGGAGTGTTTCAATCAAGGGTTTTGCAGAAGAATTAAAAGCAGCCCAAAGTTCGGGAAACCCAGACATGTTCGCTTGCTCCCCTCCTCCACTTTCAAAGCTCACAGTGGACACGTGGAAGAATTTTCTGGTCATCGTGAAGttcagtttggaaaaaaaaaaaaaagaatgagagGGAAAGAAACAGAAGAggtgggaaaagaaaaataatgtttttttttctttgctcagaCTCCTCCCCTGCAATTTGAGTGGCTGTTGGAGATCATCTGGTCACCAAAGCAAAGTAGGTGggtcaggaagaaaaaaaatggagatgtgGCAGGATATAATAATAGCATATAGGATAAAAAgagaaaggaaggaaagaattGGAAGTGAGACTGAAACTGAAGCATTCCAAACGACTGCTTTGAAAATCATGAAAACCTGGATGAGCACGGAGACTCGTTTTCTTCGGGAACATGTCCATACCTGCTTCACTGCCTTTAAAACAAGGAATGACTGAAAGTCAATGAGCAAGAAGACCCCCAATGTGTTTCACACACCTCCATTCATCTTCTCTGACGAGCAATCAAAGCACAACTTCGTCATCCTTCACTTTGCCGAAATAAGGACATCGACCTGCTTTACATAAACAAataagccaccccccccccctccaaaaaaaacataccggcAACATTTATTGAGACTCTATACATGCTAATTTGAAAAAATCCCACTTTTTCGATGGCACCATCAGTATTtgtcataattatttttaatcgcGATTAATGAACTAAAAATGAGATTAACTTCACCTAAATAACAGAAATGTGCGTTTGGTAGTTGATTAAATGTCAAAGAGGGTTTTATTATCTCTAAAAGCTACGTTTTTATTCAGCCAATGTGACTCCAATGCATCGaaagtgaaaacaaatccaaattaTTCAGAGTGATTCTGCACGTCTGCGTAAGGAAAACGTACTGCTAACTGGATGGCTCCTTGCAGAAAACAAGATGGCAGCCGCTCTCCCACAAGCAATAGGAGCCTCCACCacgttttatttctttatttttctcatccTTGAATTCTATCAATGAGTTTGTCAGAAAGAACTGGAAGGAGACGCCAAACAAGTTAGTGGcaaggagatttaaaaaaaaaggggcatgTTCGAAAAAGAGAGCGAATGGCCTCGTTTTCAAGATGGGCTTGAATGCAAGGAGAAGAAGTGGAAGGACGGCAGAGAGTAGATTCTAACCAGATGCAAAACGTTCACCGTGCGCGTCAGCCAGCAAGCATGTGCTCATGCCTTAACTATGTAATGGGCCGCCTGCTCTCCCCTTAAAACGCCCTCCTCcattaaccccccacccctctattTACTTAAACCAGCCTCTCTGTCTTTCTCTTCTTCTATATGGATatattttttagttttattcGCACTTCCTTAAATCATGCTGATCCAATCTTCATCTTTCACTCC
It includes:
- the bet1 gene encoding BET1 homolog; translation: MRRAGLGDGASGNYVASGYSVYEEENEHLQEGLRAKVSALKSLSIDIGTEVKYQNKMLDDMDTDFDSTGGLLGATIGRVKQLSRGSQAKLLCYMLLFCLFVFFVLYWFIKLR